One segment of Solanum stenotomum isolate F172 chromosome 1, ASM1918654v1, whole genome shotgun sequence DNA contains the following:
- the LOC125852084 gene encoding pentatricopeptide repeat-containing protein At2g15630, mitochondrial, translated as MRSVEGLRSSKLSSLSLRRFSTLTLSKSTSPTIPITAEVLRESVTSSQWHFIKHLTGELNPTLLSATLPDLRSSPDRVLTFIENLSPNCLDISCYCLAISILSRLPSPKQATHLLKQVISSRLASHNEIFDGLVSAREKLEIKSSIVLDLLVRAYCELKKGEDALKCFYLMKQKGILPKVETCNDLLSLFLKLNRTHLAWIVYAEMFRMKMSSTVCTFNIMINVLCREGKFKKAKEFIEHMQCSGVKPNLISYNTVIHGYCLRGDIEGANKIFEAMTAKGIEPDSYTFNSLVRGMMKEGREKEVSSLLEKMKSFGLIPTAVTYNTLIDSCCSKGDLEKAFFYRDEMVKIGIVPSVATYNLLIHALFLDGRMVETDDLLKDMSEKRVLPDGITYNILINGYCRVGNAKKAFKFYDELLSRGLQPTIVTYTSLIKVLGKRKRMKEADDLVVEILRKGIFPDLIMFNALIDGHCANDNVERAFDTLNEMNKMNVQPDEVTYNTLMQGYCKKGKVEEACMLLEEMKGREIKPDHISYNTLISGYSRRGDMDDAFRVRDDMLGAGFNPTLLTYNALIQGLCKKQEGVLAEELLKEMVSKGITPDDSTYLALIEGIGDVDSFLGRKDTS; from the coding sequence ATGAGAAGTGTGGAAGGTCTCAGAAGCTCCAAGCTTTCTTCACTTTCACTCCGGCGTTTCTCTACACTTACTCTATCCAAATCCACTTCTCCTACCATTCCTATTACTGCCGAAGTTCTGCGAGAATCAGTCACTTCTTCTCagtggcattttatcaaacacctTACGGGAGAACTAAACCCCACCTTGCTTTCAGCTACCCTCCCAGACCTTCGTTCATCTCCTGACCGAGTACTCACTTTCATCGAAAATCTCAGTCCTAATTGCTTAGACATATCCTGTTATTGCCTTGCCATTTCCATACTCTCTCGTCTCCCCTCGCCTAAACAAGCCACTCACCTTCTCAAGCAAGTGATCAGTTCTCGCTTAGCTTCGCATAATGAGATTTTTGATGGGCTAGTGAGTGCTCGGGAGAAGCTGGAGATAAAGAGTTCGATTGTGTTGGATTTGCTTGTAAGGGCGTATTGTGAATTGAAGAAGGGGGAGGATGCGTTGAAGTGCTTTTATTTGATGAAACAGAAGGGAATTTTGCCAAAGGTAGAGACTTGTAATGATTTGTTGagtctttttcttaaattgaaTAGGACCCATTTGGCTTGGATTGTGTATGCTGAGATGTTTAGGATGAAAATGAGTTCTACTGTATGTACATTTAATATAATGATCAATGTTCTGTGTAGAGAAGGCAAGTTTAAGAAGGCAAAGGAATTCATTGAACACATGCAGTGTTCAGGGGTTAAGCCAAATTTAATATCGTATAATACTGTGATTCATGGTTATTGTTTGAGGGGGGATATTGAAGGAGCAAATAAGATTTTTGAGGCGATGACAGCAAAAGGAATTGAGCCTGATTCATATACGTTCAATTCTCTAGTTAGAGGGATGATGAAAGAGGGGAGGGAAAAGGAGGTCTCTTCCTTGTTAGAGAAAATGAAATCGTTTGGGTTGATCCCTACAGCTGTGACTTACAACACTCTGATAGATTCATGCTGCAGTAAAGGGGACCTAGAAAAAGCATTTTTTTACCGGGATGAGATGGTTAAGATTGGCATCGTGCCAAGTGTTGCTACCTATAACTTGTTGATCCATGCATTGTTTCTTGATGGCAGAATGGTAGAAACTGATGATTTGCTGAAAGATATGTCGGAGAAGAGAGTACTTCCTGATGGTATTACATACAACATATTGATCAACGGCTATTGCAGGGTGGGAAATGCAAAGAAGGCATTTAAGTTCTATGATGAATTGTTGAGTAGGGGTCTTCAACCAACTATTGTCACTTATACATCACTAATCAAAGTCTTGGGCAAAAGGAAAAGGATGAAAGAAGCAGATGATTTGGTTGTTGAAATATTGCGGAAAGGGATATTTCCAGATCTAATTATGTTCAATGCATTGATTGATGGCCATTGTGCCAATGATAACGTTGAGCGTGCTTTTGATACATTGAACGAGATGAATAAAATGAATGTTCAGCCTGATGAAGTTACCTACAATACTCTAATGCAAGGGTATTGTAAGAAGGGTAAAGTTGAAGAAGCTTGTATGCTTCTCGAAGAGATGAAGGGAAGAGAAATTAAACCTGATCATATCAGCTATAACACTCTAATCAGTGGGTATAGTAGGAGAGGCGACATGGATGATGCATTCAGAGTTCGTGATGACATGTTAGGTGCAGGTTTTAACCCCACTCTTCTCACTTACAATGCTCTCATACAAGGTTTGTGCAAAAAACAGGAAGGTGTACTTGCTGAGGAACTTCTCAAAGAAATGGTTAGTAAAGGCATTACTCCTGATGATAGTACTTATCTTGCTTTGATTGAAGGGATTGGTGATGTGGATAGTTTCTTGGGGAGAAAAGACACATCATAA